One Phaseolus vulgaris cultivar G19833 chromosome 11, P. vulgaris v2.0, whole genome shotgun sequence genomic window carries:
- the LOC137836359 gene encoding uncharacterized protein, which yields MVRWVVELSEFDIRYEPRGPIKGQVYADFVVELSSTDAHQEEANFRWVLYVDGSSNQQGSGVGVILEGPNGLLIEQALRFAFKASNNQAEYEALIAGMLLAKEMGARSLVAKSDSLLVTGPVTGEYQATDPQMDAYLGYVQILKGYFAVFELVHVPREQNARANLLAKLASSGKGGRQRKVI from the coding sequence ATGGTGCGTTGGGTGGTGGAACTTTCTGAGTTCGATATTCGGTACGAGCCTAGAGGCCCTATCAAAGGCCAAGTTTACGCTGACtttgtggtagagctctcctcaACAGACGCACACCAAGAAGAAGCCAACTTCCGATGGGTGCTCTATGTAGATGGCTCATCCAACCAACAAGGCAGTGGAGTAGGTGTTATCTTAGAAGGACCGAACGGGttgttgatcgagcaggccctgcggttcgccttcaaggccagcaacaaccaggcggagtacgaagccCTCATTGCAGGTATgttgttggcaaaggagatgggggcgAGGAGTCTGGTAGCGAAGAGCGACTCCCTACTGGTCACAGGTCCGGTGACTGGTGAATATCAGGCCACGGACCCTCAGATGGATGCCTACTTAGGGTATGTTCAGATTTTGAAGGGGTATTTTGCGGTATTCGAGTTGGTGCATGtcccaagagagcaaaatgcccgagcaaacttgctggctaagctcgccagctcgggcaaggggggcaggcagaggaagGTCATATAG
- the LOC137836371 gene encoding uncharacterized protein: MMLVGGSDVVRCKLFMTTLVGTAMDWFISLSDGHVTSFPQLTKLFKAQYIANRAPPSIAYDLFDIRQYHGESLKELIHHFGAQVVRLNLKDETMMVHAFRKGIVPGPFSESLVRNRPRTFAEIRCRAVAHIAAEGEVNDKRTCVVPTRPRAPGRPQPLRVHEETTKKKAPVKQQPYQPRKPQTKGRARENVPPRHNFVVELRDLIAIPNIAESLKMPPKTDKKLGPNKNVWCEFHQAFGHPIFWWRVHFLSAEEVRTGGNVGRSTKGK, from the coding sequence atgatgttggttggggGCTCTGACGTGGTGCGTTGCAAGCTGTTCATGACCACTTTGGTGGGAACAgcgatggattggttcatcagcctctcTGATGGCCACGTGACGTCGTTCCCACAACTCACGAAGTTGTTCAAAGCACAGTACATCGCGAATCGGGCTCCCCCATCTATCGCTTATGATCTCTTTGACATAAGACAATATCATGGAGAGTCCCTGAAGGAGCTCATTCACCATTTCGGAGCACAGGTGGTGAGGTTGAACCTCAAAGACGAAACGATGATGGTACATGCGTTTAGAAAGGGCATCGTGCCAGGACCCTTCAGCGAGTCGCTCGTCCGGAACCGCCCCAGGACTTTCGCCGAGATAAGATGTCGCGCGGTGGCTCATATTGCGGCGGAAGGGGAAGTTAATGACAAGCGCACGTGCGTGGTTCCCACGCGCCCACGAGCACCAGGTCGACCTCAACCCCTAAGGGTACATGAGGAAACGACAAAGAAGAAGGCTCCTGTGAAGCAGCAACCCTACCAACCAAGAAAGCCCCAAACcaaggggcgtgcaagggagaatgtGCCACCGAGGCACAATTTCGTGGTAGAGTTGAGGGACCTCATCGCTATCCCCAACATAGCGGAGAGTCTGAAGATGCCCCCCAAGACCGATAAGAAGCTCGGGCCCAACAAGAatgtctggtgtgagtttcaccaagcgtTTGGCCACCCCATTTTTTGGTGGAGGGTGCACTTCCTCTCAGCGGAAGAGGTACGCACGGGCGGTAATGTCGGTAGAAGCACAAAGGGCAAATGA
- the LOC137825806 gene encoding trans-resveratrol di-O-methyltransferase-like: MECKSEERVSKLLRAQTHVWNHIFSFVNSMSLKCAIDLEIPDIIHKYGETMPFSQLTASLSLNPSKANCIYRLMRILTHSGFFSQLQVNENDLEMGYVLTDASTLLLKDNPLSMLPFFHAMLDPILTKPWHQLPTWFRNDDPTPFHTAHEMKIWDYAGRDPKLNQLFNDAMASDAQLVSNVVIERCSGVFKGLESLVDVGGGTGIMAKAIAKSFPHIDCTVFDLPHVVANLKGCENLKYVGGDMFESVPPADAVLLKWILHDWNDEQCVKILKKCKEGIKRKVIVIDMVVESEEEDFESTETKLLVDMVVMVLYPGKERTEKEWAKIIFSAGFSDYKITPVVGLRSFIEIYP, encoded by the exons ATGGAGTGCAAAAGTGAAGAGCGTGTCTCTAAACTACTTCGAGCCCAAACCCATGTTTGGAATCACATTTTCAGCTTCGTAAATTCCATGTCCCTCAAATGTGCAATTGATTTGGAGATACCTGATATCATACACAAGTATGGTGAAACCATGCCATTCTCACAACTCACTGCTTCACTATCACTCAACCCTTCCAAAGCCAACTGCATCTACCGCTTGATGCGAATCTTGACCCATTCTGGCTTCTTCTCTCAACTCCAGGTCAATGAGAATGATCTTGAAATGGGTTATGTCTTGACTGATGCTTCCACTCTACTACTTAAGGACAACCCCTTAAGTATGCTACCTTTCTTCCATGCCATGCTTGATCCAATTTTGACAAAGCCATGGCATCAATTGCCTACATGGTTCAGAAATGATGATCCTACGCCATTCCACACTGCACATGAGATGAAAATTTGGGATTATGCTGGCCGAGATCCAAAACTTAATCAACTTTTCAACGATGCCATGGCAAGTGACGCTCAATTGGTTTCCAATGTGGTGATTGAGAGGTGCAGCGGAGTGTTCAAGGGCTTGGAGTCACTTGTTGATGTTGGGGGAGGCACTGGTATCATGGCAAAGGCAATTGCCAAATCATTCCCTCACATAGATTGTACTGTATTTGATCTCCCACATGTTGTTGCCAACTTAAAAGGATGTGAGAACTTAAAATATGTTGGAGGTGACATGTTTGAATCAGTTCCTCCTGCAGATGCCGTTCTACTGaag TGGATATTGCATGACTGGAATGATGAGCAGTGCGTGAAAATACTTAAGAAATGCAAGGAGGGAATAAAGAGGAAGGTGATTGTGATAGACATGGTGGTGGAGAGTGAAGAGGAAGATTTTGAATCAACTGAAACAAAGCTCTTGGTTGATATGGTTGTAATGGTATTGTATCCTGGAAAAGAGAGGACTGAGAAAGAATGGGCTAAGATAATTTTCTCTGCTGGCTTCAGTGACTACAAGATAACTCCAGTGGTGGGTTTGAGGTCTTTCATCGAGATTTATCCTTAA